In the Triticum aestivum cultivar Chinese Spring chromosome 2B, IWGSC CS RefSeq v2.1, whole genome shotgun sequence genome, aatgtccgTGATCTTTGTATAGGTTCTACACTTGCTTTACACTGTATATGTGCATGTATTATTGTGTTTTAGGTATTAATGAGCTAATTACGAATTTATTATCAGTGGTTTTACCACACATCATTTCTTTTAGTTCACCATAATGGGCTCAGATGTATGACATGTGTTTGCTCTGTTTGCAGCCAGGAATGGAAGGTGGACGCAATTGCTATGCAGATGAGCATTATATGCCAACACTATTCAATGTAAGTATACGACAGCCTTTTATATGTTGACATTTATCTCCATCAGTAATAACCATTGTGTCACTTACAATTATGGGTACTTGTATTTGCACAAAACAGATGATGGATCCAAATGGAATAGCGAATTGGTCCGTAACTCATGTTGATTGGTCAGAAGGAAAGTGGCATCCAAAAGCTTATCGGGCACAAGATGTCACTTATGGGCTCCTGAAGAATATAACTGTATGTTTCTGTGTTAATACACTTATAGATTTGTCTCATGTCATGTCTACATGTCGGAGGTCCTTTAAGTTCATGTCTAACATGGTTCTAATTCCAATTCTTTGATCTCGCTGCAGTCAATTGACATGAGCCACCATGTTACAAGCGATATCaaggtctctctctctcgctctgtgtgtgtgtgtgtgtgtgtgtgtgtgtgtgtctctctctctctctctctctctctctcaatgctTCACGTGCACATTTACCTGACAAACTCAAAGTGATGAAGAAAAGTAACTAATACAGAAATACTTGATTTGTTTCCTTCTTCTTACAGAAAGTGGTTACACAGAACCCTTGCTTATGGAATGGAGTGAAGAAACCATGCTACCTGTTCGCAAGGAAGTTCTACCCTGAGTCCATGAACAATCTCATGTACTTATTCTCGAATTACACCCTCTTTTGAGTGTgctgtgctcatcccacatactACAGGAATTTACAGGagatatttttgctatagaaacaTGTGTACATTTGGAAGGACATTAGATCTATTGACAAATTGGTGGATATAGAAGAAATACGGAGAAGGCATTCGCTGCAGTAATTGAGGGGTTCCCAATCCCATCTCCATCTCAGGCCATTTTAACTCACTCCAGGACATCACATATTTAGGACGACCATGTCTTTTTACTAGTTTCTTTACAGATTTTTAGTCACAGATTCTGTGATGTATAGTAAGATTACTGTAATTCGGAAAAGCCATTAGATGATGTCCATTATTGGTTATACTAATACCACTGAGTCTGCTCAAAGTTTCGTCGTATCATTTCGCTTGTTCAAGTGGCCGTCATGTTTCTGCATTTCATATTTCCACATTACTTGCTTGATTTTTAAATATAATGTGTACCATTTTGGAAAGTCAATTTTTTTTCTGACCAAGTTCATATAGAAATTTTTCAATGTGTATTTTTGTTCAtgaaatatattttatttttattgttatttttttggTACTGGGATGTTGATATCTTTTTTTATATACCAGATTAGATCCATCCTGAAATATATTTTTACTATTCCCTACTGAGATGCTAAGTATATATTTTCTTATAAATTTGGTTAAACATATATAATTTTGATTTAAAATAATAATTAATGCACCATATATATTTTAAAACGAAGTAAAATTTAGCACCTTGGAATATTTCAACTTGATAAATATTACCTAGATTTGGAAATAGGAGTaactttgaactaaaaccatgtcagttatttccgaacggagggagtatatttcttgTCAAAAAGACAGAGATAACAGCGACCGGACACCCAGTGGAACTGTTtcttaaaaagaaaaggaaatacaaAATAGTAGAAATGGGCTTCAGTTGAGCTATCGCCTCGCCACACAAACTCCAGAAGAAAATGGCGGCTTGTGCTGCGCCCCTTTGCGTCCGCATCTCCTGCTCCACACCTTCGCCTACCGCTCTCCACCGGCCACGCCGCCGGCGCGTCACCTCCGCCCGATGCTCCCTCGCCGCAGCCCCCGGTCTCCGGGCGCCGGCGGAGCTCGTCGACTCCATCCTCTCCAAGGTGACGCTCACATCTACTACTCCTTAGCCCACTCCAAGCTTCGACCTAGGTTTTGCAATCCTGCTAAGCAAGTTCAACATGAGTAACATAACATGCCAAGAGACCACCAGACGTTATTTTCGGGCTAAATTTGGTCCCAACTAAAGTTTGCTTCGATTTTCGGCGTGATTTCTTAGCAAGTTAGGCATGTTGCCGACAGGTGAAGGGGACTGACAGGGGAGTGCTGCTGCCAGAGGAAGGCCACCAGGAGGTCGCCGATGTCGCGCAGCAGCTGGGGAAGTACTGCATCGACGAGCCAGTCAAGTCCCCGCTTATATTCGGAGGTGAGTCCCTCCCTGCCTCGCCAAACCAAACCATAGCTCCATCTTATCCGGTATTCTGTTGTGGCTGTGCTTGTCCTTGTGCCTGTGCCGCTTGCTGACACAATGTAAAATTGACCAACTTTGTCAAACATGTAATACACCGAGACTTGCATCCGGTATTCTGTTGGTACGGCCGCATTGGAGATCTCAGTGTAAGATGTATCTTTGTTCAGTTCATGCCTCATGCCACCTGGATTAAGTTGCTTGAGTTTGTGCGGTGCCTGACCAGACTGGGACGTGGTGTATTGCTCTGTGCCGACGTCCCCCGGAGGGATTTACCGGACCCCTCTCGGCCGGCTGGTGTTCAAGACCGACGGCATGGTTCAGGTGGTGGAAGCCCCCGACATCGTCAGGAACAAGGTCTCCTTCTCCATCTTTGGCCTCGATGGCGCCGTGTCTTTGAAAGGTAAACCACATGTTGGTTCTTCACTCGTTCAATTCAAATCATGCATATCGTTCGGAGTAGAAGTTCTGACTGGCTTTAAGCCCCATGTAGTTGGGGGCTTGGGGCAGAAaacagatatactccctccgtcccataatataagagcgtttttgacacaaaacactcttatattatgggacggagggagtataagatagcgTGTAATGTGCTAGTGATCTTTTAATTCGGCTGGTGTCATGCAGGCAAGCTGAATGTATTGGACAGCAAGTGGATTCAGGTCGTATTTGAGCCCCCGGAACTGAAGGTAGGCCCCTTGGGTTTCCAATACGGTGGCGAGAGCGAGGTCAAGCTGGAAATCACCTATGTCGACGAGAAGATCAGGCTCGGGAAAGGATCCCGGGGTTCTCTTTTCGTCTTCCTGAGACAAGATTAGAAGGGCAGGCACAAGGGATATCAGCGATATAGGCGGCCGCACAACTGGTTGCATATGTAAAATTCAGAGATAAAGCCCACAAAGTAGTTTTGTATGATATTAATTTCTACCTGAAGCTTGTGAGCGGAAATGTTTGCGGTACTCATGGTGATCTTGTTCCTGGATGTACTTATGATCACACTGGTGGTTGAGCAGGatgatgttagagcatctccagccacgccctcaacaagcccccccccccccccccccccccccgggcgatttttcggccgccggcgccaaaaaattggcccagtcgcgccccaagggcccagttttcgccggctcgggccgaaattggcaccggtggacccaacccgaacccggcacgctggggggCGCCGGGcaaatcgtttttggcgcgaagaaCCACGGGCCCCCCTTGCCAGCGACTCGActctcttctcgccgcttcgtcgtcctcatcgcctcgttttccgcggcgaatcaatgccaaagttgCGCGCGCTatcgcgccggtcagcctccattgatgcctcatgggcggcgcagtgaaggccggGCGACGCGcgctccctcgcccgccacgcctcccgccacgcgtaacgcgcgggccaagcctaccacgcggcgcctccgcctatataagccgacaACCGGCGCGCCGGAGACACGCACAGATACTCCACCGCCGACGCGCCCATttctcccccttcctcctctcgccgtcttcagttcagaagaatggccgagcgcttcccaggcgacggcacggcggcgaatggcttcgggcgccgccatcttcacgaggacgaggctcgcctccttttcgaggccgagttcccagccccgccggacatgcgggtgcatggggcgtggaggatcagcgccagcggcgtgccggtgccaccaccacccaccggggcggcgcggcgtgcggagatcgcacgtatccgcgcgtccctgccgcgggcggcgaggaaaGGCCCGCGGTACACCCCCGACAGCCCtctctgggagccctacttccgccgccgccatgccgagcagctcgaggcgacgaacggcgtcgtgccctccggcaggctcaactccaagggccggcgccggtggtggggcgtgcccggccgcacgttggaggccgtcctcgagtacatcgacacgccgcgcctcgagtaccccgcttccccgtccttctcacgccgccgtgggagctcctggacgccgaggcgcatggagcgGCCCGGGGCAtcctcctcgtccggccgctcgtcgggctctccctgcctcctccccgtcaagccggagccccaggacacgcctgtcagcgcgtGCACCCGCAGCTCCGCCGTCCGCATCGACGACTCCACCCCCctccggccgcttcgtcctcgttgAGCCCAAGCcagagcccggcctccccgcggagtacgaggagatagcccggcgcggcttctccgacgaggacgccatacagtgggcgcgggacgactacctccacgacgagatggtc is a window encoding:
- the LOC123041914 gene encoding probable plastid-lipid-associated protein 8, chloroplastic, whose amino-acid sequence is MAACAAPLCVRISCSTPSPTALHRPRRRRVTSARCSLAAAPGLRAPAELVDSILSKVKGTDRGVLLPEEGHQEVADVAQQLGKYCIDEPVKSPLIFGDWDVVYCSVPTSPGGIYRTPLGRLVFKTDGMVQVVEAPDIVRNKVSFSIFGLDGAVSLKGKLNVLDSKWIQVVFEPPELKVGPLGFQYGGESEVKLEITYVDEKIRLGKGSRGSLFVFLRQD